One genomic window of Corticium candelabrum chromosome 21, ooCorCand1.1, whole genome shotgun sequence includes the following:
- the LOC134196218 gene encoding cap-specific mRNA (nucleoside-2'-O-)-methyltransferase 1-like, which yields MSDEEPEAKRIRLDNESGPQYSTFALRQMAKMGHVEGKGLGKHEQGRSEIVSQTKQLGRRGLGMNIEGFEASDEGWVFEEMSDSMKETPEWIPTCQLVIPTSDELSKWPVEAKKKLVIEDETNFCNEETLQSVLECKAVFDTLEGDEFLKARTRANPYETIKGGIFQNRAAMKMANIDSSFHFMFTEPLDSYPNGKKMVGPYDLLYFADICAAPGGFSEYVLWRRQSNMAKGFGLTLKGSDVNDFKLDDFFAAPVEFFEPHYGVNGARGDGDITNADNLTAFREFVLSETDNKGVHFVMGDGGFSVKNQENIQEILTKQLLLCQFLCALSILREGGNFVCKTFDLFTPFSVGLIYLLYRVFDRICIFKPVTSRPANSERYVVCERLRKGASAVHEYMFTLNCRLNDLKESRCDVLEVVPLAHLLSDHSFTSYMIESNEKIGKAQVKALTKLRIFVRNTALAEPNQAEVRKRCLEQWKVPDEARAAPPKLDAATTFQELWGKDADILWQSIPSAKLEVMSNVYDWCCNIVGGQRLILLGLGRNHVYTCQCDESGSRRNWSRMQELQQLELPRKTLLEIDLVKEYQGERKGQKHKHTVYIIDAMVIFGKDVKHKHYRDRLKLARKLANAVNKPTKPSIVTVRVHEVFKLTAIDKLFSRLCSRRVKNRTNPCLAYTVDDRFFCPKGLFFFKHLSGSWSEQLSRTSGRPYFFNCEQKVSLPEPPPAEALASYRECLMSRITWTWDEHNFNLHSDLVKSSNTSKSATKPDSINMSQISKEALMEHIRQHTAL from the exons ATGAGCGACGAAGAACCTGAGGCGAAAAGAATTCGTTTGGATAATGAAAGTGGTCCTCAGTACAGCACATTTGCGCTTCGTCAAATG GCAAAAATGGGTCATGTAGAAGGCAAAGGGTTGGGAAAACATGAGCAAGGAAGATCGGAGATCGTATCTCAAACCAAACAACTTGGACGACGTGGTTTGGGTATGAACATTGAAGGATTTGAAGCTTCAGACGAGGGATGGGTGTTTGAAGAG atGAGTGACAGTATGAAGGAGACACCTGAATGGATCCCGACATGTCAACTTGTAATTCCAACTTCTGATGAATTGTCCAAGTGGCCAGTGGAAGCTAAG AAGAAGCTAGTCATTGAAGATGAAACTAACTTTTGTAATGAAGAGACTTTGCAGAGTGTTCTGGAATGCAAG GCTGTGTTTGATACTCTGGAGGGAGATGAGTTTTTAAAGGCTCGCACTAGAGCCAATCCCTATGAGACAATCAAAGGTGGAATTTTTCAAAACAG AGCTGCTATGAAAATGGCTAATATTGACAGCTCTTTCCATTTTATGTTTACTGAGCCACTAGACTCATATCCGAATGGA AAAAAAATGGTTGGTCCATATGATCTTCTTTATTTTGCTGACATTTGTGCTGCTCCGGGTGGATTTTCTGAGTATGTTCTTTGGCGCAGGCAGAGCAACATGGCTAAAGGATTTGGGCTCACACTAAAAG GATCTGATGTAAATGACTTTAAATTGGATGACTTTTTTGCTGCTCCAGTGGAATTTTTTGAACCTCACTATG GTGTAAATGGCGCACGAGGTGATGGGGACATCACAAATGCAGACAATCTGACTGCTTTTCGAGAGTTTGTTCTTTCTGAGACTGACAACAAGGGAGTTCATTTTGTGATGGGAGATGGA GGTTTCTCAGTTAAAAACCAGGAGAATATTCAAGAGATTTTGACTAAGCAACTATTACTTTGTCAGTTTCTTTGTGCACTGTCAATACTAAGAGAAG GTGGCAATTTTGTGTGCAAAACATTTGATTTGTTTACACCATTCAGTGTGGGCCTTATTTACTTGCTCTACAGAGTGTTTGATCGTATATGCATCTTCAAGCCTGTGACCAGCAGACCGGCCAATTCAGAAAG GTATGTAGTTTGTGAAAGACTGAGAAAGGGTGCCAGTGCAGTACACGAGTATATGTTCACATTGAATTGTCGCCTTAATGATCTCAAGGAATCAAGGTGTGACGTATTAGag GTAGTTCCATTGGCACACTTGCTTTCTGACCATTCATTTACATCCTACATGATAGAATCAAATGAAAA AATTGGCAAGGCTCAGGTCAAGGCTCTTACAAAACTAAGAATATTCGTCCGCAATAC GGCTTTAGCAGAACCGAATCAGGCTGAAGTGAGAAAGAGGTGCCTTGAGCAATGGAAG GTTCCTGATGAAGCTCGGGCAGCTCCTCCAAAGTTGgatgcagcaacaacatttcAAGAGCTTTGGGGCAAA GATGCAGATATTCTATGGCAGTCTATACCATCAGCAAAGCTAGAAGTCATGTCTAATGTGTATGATTGGTGTTGCAATATTGTGGGAGGCCAAAGATTGATTCTCTTAGGATTAGGA AGAAATCATGTTTACACATGCCAGTGTGATGAAAGTGGATCAAGGAGGAACTGGAGTAGGATGCAGGAGCTACAGCAATTGGAGTTGCCAAGAAAGACTCTTCTTGAAATTGACTTAGTCAAGGAGTACCAGGGAGAA CGCAAAGGACAAAAACACAAGCACACTGTATATATTATTGATGCAATGGTGATATTTGGCAAAGATGTGAAGCACAAACATTACAGAGACAG GTTGAAGTTGGCTAGGAAATTGGCAAATGCTGTAAATAAACCAACGAAACCGAGCATAGTCACTGTTCG AGTGCACGAAGTGTTTAAGTTGACTGCTATAGATAAACTGTTTTCAAG GTTATGTTCTCGCCGTGTGAAAAATCGTACCAATCCATGTCTGGCATATACAGTTGACGACAGATTCTTTTGTCCAAAAGGCTTGTTCTTCTTCAAGCACTTGAGCG GATCTTGGAGTGAGCAGTTAAGTAGGACGAGCGGCAGACCCTACTTTTTCAATTGTGAACAAAAAGTTTCATTGCCTGAACCTCCACCAGCAGAAGCACTTGCCTCATACAG GGAATGTTTGATGAGTCGAATCACGTGGACTTGGGATGAACATAACTTTAATTTACACTCAGACCTCGTGAAATCATCAAATACAAGCAAGTCAGCCACTAAACCAGATTCTATTAACATGTCACAGATAAGTAAAGAGGCTCTGATGGAACATATCAGACAACATACAGCTCTTTAG